The genomic stretch CGTTTGCGCCAGTTGGTGCATGGTGATGAAGTTTATACACTTTCTCCCAAAGAAAATGAATTGCTGAAAATGCTGGCAGAACATAAAAATGATTTACTGCCGCGTGAAAAAGCATTGAAAAAAATCTGGGGAAGCGATACTTATTTCAATGGTCGTAGTATGGATGTGTACATTGCCAAACTGCGCAAATATTTGAAAGAAGACGATAAAATCGAAATCGTGAATATTCATGGAAACGGATTCCGCTTAGTAGCGCCTTAATCGAATAAATTAAATTCAAAATAAAAAACTCGTTGAAAAGTTTCAACGAGTTTTTTATTACATCTACTATCTGTCGTATTACCAGCCTGTATTTTGTGTAAGCTTATGACTGAGGTCTATTTGATTTTGTGGAATTGCCCACAAATAATCACGTGCAACGAAAGACCTTTTCTCCACTAACACGTGCGAACCATAATCGCCGCGGCTTTTATTATAGTTATTGAGAATACCATACGCATTTCCATTCATTACCTGCTCGCCAATCTTCCACCTGCGAATATCAAACAACCGAAGTCCTTCCATAGCAAGTTCCACGTGACGCTCATTACGCACAAGCATTCTTAATGCAGACTGCGACAATCCGGGTTGCACAGCAGGCATATTTACACCTCTTCTCTGCCGGATAAGATTGATAGCATCATAAACCGATTGATCTATACTATTACTTTCTATTTTTGCTTCGGCATAGGTAAGCAGCACTTCTGCATAACGAATTAATACTTCATCGTTATATGAATTATTGTTATAGTCGCCGGAAATATCCGCAGGCACATATTTTTTATAATAATAGCCTGATAATGACGCATTGTTTTTGCCAAGTGCATCAATGGAATTGGAATCTGCGACATTAATTATTTTTCCATTGATAACACTCCCCGGAACTGCTACCGTAAACTTCAATCTCGGGTCTCTGTTGTCATATGGATGATTCGGGTCATAGAGCGACGATTCTGTTATCGGCTTCCCGTCTGTACATTCATAAGCATCTACCAGTCCTTGCAACGGTACAACCTGCGACCAACCACCGACAGTTGGTCCACCTACCCAAGTAGCAATACCCGTAGGATAGGTATTTTTAATATATTGTGCTGATAATATTATTTCCGGACTCGTTTTATTAGTTCCATCAAACAAACTGTTATAGGCATTATCGGAACTGTTATCGATACTATATTGCCCCAAATCCATTACCTGTTTTGCAGTAGCTGCAGCATCAGTCCAATTACCTACATACAATTCCTCTCTTGCAAGCAATGCAAGCGCAGCGCCCTTTGTTACGTGCCCGTAATCGGCAGAGCCATAGCTTAAAGGAAGATTACTTGCAGCATCTTTCAGTTCGTTGACAATAAAGTTGGAAATAGTATCTGCCGAAGTACGGCTCACATCAAAAGAATCGGTAGGCTGGATATGCGTAATCAAAGGTACTGCTCCATACATTCCCGTTAATTGCTGATAGGAATATGCCCTTATAAATCTTGCTTCGGCTGACAAACGGCTTCTGAGCGAATCACTGATTTGCTCGGATGGGATTTTGCCGATATTATCAAGCACATTGTTACTTGCAGCAATTGCCTGATAAAGCACTTGCCAAAAATGCTCAAACACCCCTGTTGTAGCCGTAGCGCTTCCATTACCCGCATACTGGATGTCACTTGGCCAGTTGGACCATGAATAGCTGTCGTCGGTAGCACAGGACAGAAAAATACGGTTGTCAAAATCGCCAATGTACGAATAACAATATGTTACGGCACGTACGGCATCATCCTGTGTTTGCCAATAAATGCCCGAAGAAACCGCATCAGACGGATTCTTACTTAAAAAATCTTTGGAACATGAAGACACCGCAATAGCAAATGTCATCAATAGTTTATATAGGACTCTTCTTTTCATCTTTTACAGTTTAAAAATTTACATTAATACCAAACGTGTACACTTTTACCTGCGGATAATAGCGATTCTCGTTGGGTGCTTCGGGGTCTATATCGCTTTCAAGCTTAGACCATGTGAACAAATTCTGCCCGCTTACAAATACACGCAAATTTGACACACCCGCCTTTGAAAGCAGCTTTGACGGAAGCTTGTAACCGAGTTGCAAACTTTTCAGTCTCACATACGCACCATTTTGTATCCAGTAAGATGATGATGAATAATTCTGCAACGTGTTCACAATTCGCGGAAAAGTTGCATCTGTATTCTCCGGTGTCCAGCTATCTTCATGAATGGCTTTAAAATTGCCATCGCTGTTGATAGGTGCTCTTCTCATTACCACGGTATTCACGGAGACTTTTCCTACTCCCTGAAAAAATGCGGTTAAGTCGAAGCCCTTGTAACCCATGCCAATATTTAAACCGAAAGTATAACGCGGAATATTACTGCCGAGATATACTCTGTCGTTGGCATTAACAGTATCGTTTCCGTCAATATCTTTGTAAATAAGGTCGCCGGCGCCGGTTTGAGAACTTTGGAATGCGTGGTTTGCTACCTGAGATTCCGACTGAAAAATACCTTGCGATATATATCCGAAATAGGCATCAATAGGCTGCCCTGTAACTTTTCCGGTAGTAATTTCTCCCGGATTTTCATTTGCCGTAGTTATTTGGTCGGCGCCTTTCAAATCCAAGATTTTGTTTTTAACATCGGAAAGGTTAGCCGTGATATTATACTTGAAATCTGACCCGATACGATTGTTATACGTTACGTTCAACTCCCAACCTTTGTTCTGCACCACACCTGCGTTTTGGTAAGGAGCAGCCAACCCAACAGATTCAAGAATAGGGAGCTTGAGCAATATATTATCCGTTTTTTTGTTATACCAGTCATACGTTACATTCAATTTTCCGGAAAGTGTTGTAAAGTCTAAACCTATATCCGTCATTTTAGTAGTTTCCCATGTAATTCTACTATTCGGATAAGTACTTAGACCGCTTGAGGGAGCCAGTGTTCCACCGAAAGGATAATTATGACTCAAATCATAAATTGACTGGTAAGGATAATTACCGATGGCATCGTTGCCCAACTCGCCCCAGGAACCTCTTAACTTCAGATTTTGAACAAATTTCACATTACGCATAAAGTCTTCGGAAGATATACGCCATCCGGCAGAAAAAGAAGGGAACAAACCCCATTTTTGCCCTTGTGCAAAGCGTGAAGAACCGTCGTTTCTGAGATTTGCTTCAAACAAGTATTTCTCTTTATACGCATAATTTACTCTGCCGAAATACGATAGTAAGCCATATTCGCCGGCTGTTCCGTTATTGGTTTGCGTACTTGTAGCGCCTGCATCCAATTGGTCAAGTTCACTACTCGGTATTCCGGAACGGTAGCCTTCCAGATAATCATCTCTTTGTGTCAATTTGGACATACCGCCAAGAATAGTCAAAGAATGACTTCCGAATTGATGTGTATAGGTTAATAATCCCTGATAGTTTTTAAACCAGTTATTATCACTTTGCTTATCTGCGGCATTTAAGCCTTTTGTAGCAATAACAGCATGATTATTAAAAAAGTCGTAATAAGTCATGGCAACAGTATGAAGGCTATTGTATTGCGTTTCATAATTTGCCGAAACAATACCGCTCAACGTTAGTCCTTTTATAATTTCATAATCGCCTCTAAAATTTCCGGTAATTAAATTGTCTTTGTAATC from Arachidicoccus sp. BS20 encodes the following:
- a CDS encoding RagB/SusD family nutrient uptake outer membrane protein, which codes for MKRRVLYKLLMTFAIAVSSCSKDFLSKNPSDAVSSGIYWQTQDDAVRAVTYCYSYIGDFDNRIFLSCATDDSYSWSNWPSDIQYAGNGSATATTGVFEHFWQVLYQAIAASNNVLDNIGKIPSEQISDSLRSRLSAEARFIRAYSYQQLTGMYGAVPLITHIQPTDSFDVSRTSADTISNFIVNELKDAASNLPLSYGSADYGHVTKGAALALLAREELYVGNWTDAAATAKQVMDLGQYSIDNSSDNAYNSLFDGTNKTSPEIILSAQYIKNTYPTGIATWVGGPTVGGWSQVVPLQGLVDAYECTDGKPITESSLYDPNHPYDNRDPRLKFTVAVPGSVINGKIINVADSNSIDALGKNNASLSGYYYKKYVPADISGDYNNNSYNDEVLIRYAEVLLTYAEAKIESNSIDQSVYDAINLIRQRRGVNMPAVQPGLSQSALRMLVRNERHVELAMEGLRLFDIRRWKIGEQVMNGNAYGILNNYNKSRGDYGSHVLVEKRSFVARDYLWAIPQNQIDLSHKLTQNTGW
- a CDS encoding SusC/RagA family TonB-linked outer membrane protein encodes the protein MSKLTLCLIIFFNIHATAKVYSQTRVTLNVKSAGFKEIASRIEKQSSYRFVFSERKIPSSKKFDVNVHDMPVHDLLNMILKSSGYSYKEFNDGLIVIVPVSQNANQIALTGKVVNESGSPLGGVTVKVKGNAKLGVVTDMNGIFSINVPNDAVLEINYVGYQSKEVTVNGQTSLNISLTPINKDLNDVVVVGYGTQKKLDLTGAVSSVSGKDVNWKPVGQLSESLQGMMPGVTITQGGGQPGVDQGTIRIRGIGTLNDNSPLVLVDGVQSDINDVDPNDVASISVLKDAAAASIYGVRAANGVIIITTKRGESGKAKLAYSNDFGWQKTARLSKFVGAQEYMKLTNLMHENSGGGDIYTADDIAAYNNANRNTDKYPDNYWLKDILTGNGFQQQHSVSLSGGNDNAKYRLSTNYFDQNGLISNMDYERLTIRLNTNIKVNDKLSVSADIAARIGDRTEPQDIGGSGSAWSQFGQAAVMNPLIVNKYSDGTWGIGRGDGNPIRLQQEGGISDYKDNLITGNFRGDYEIIKGLTLSGIVSANYETQYNSLHTVAMTYYDFFNNHAVIATKGLNAADKQSDNNWFKNYQGLLTYTHQFGSHSLTILGGMSKLTQRDDYLEGYRSGIPSSELDQLDAGATSTQTNNGTAGEYGLLSYFGRVNYAYKEKYLFEANLRNDGSSRFAQGQKWGLFPSFSAGWRISSEDFMRNVKFVQNLKLRGSWGELGNDAIGNYPYQSIYDLSHNYPFGGTLAPSSGLSTYPNSRITWETTKMTDIGLDFTTLSGKLNVTYDWYNKKTDNILLKLPILESVGLAAPYQNAGVVQNKGWELNVTYNNRIGSDFKYNITANLSDVKNKILDLKGADQITTANENPGEITTGKVTGQPIDAYFGYISQGIFQSESQVANHAFQSSQTGAGDLIYKDIDGNDTVNANDRVYLGSNIPRYTFGLNIGMGYKGFDLTAFFQGVGKVSVNTVVMRRAPINSDGNFKAIHEDSWTPENTDATFPRIVNTLQNYSSSSYWIQNGAYVRLKSLQLGYKLPSKLLSKAGVSNLRVFVSGQNLFTWSKLESDIDPEAPNENRYYPQVKVYTFGINVNF